A stretch of the Clostridium botulinum genome encodes the following:
- a CDS encoding RluA family pseudouridine synthase codes for MESKDNIIKLKVEIQDEEIRLSHYLKNVAQCSSRFTRKAAREGRIKVNGENIRLSYMLKNDDIVELQINRKEEQDIIPEKMDLDIIYEDDDIIVVNKPKGIVVHPTKRHLNGTLSNGVLYYFNDKNENSIVRLVNRLDMDTSGLVLIAKNAYSHMALSRDMQKDDFVKKYLAIVHGNLNEDSGVIDKPIYRVGEGTLKRVIDERGQRSITRFKVVEQYKNATLVELTLETGRTHQIRVHLSSIGHPIYGDSLYGEEEPQYIDRQALHAYKLQIPHPKDGKILKLESGLPEDMKNLIMKLSEE; via the coding sequence AGAAATTAGATTAAGTCACTATTTGAAAAATGTAGCCCAATGTTCTAGTAGATTTACAAGAAAGGCTGCAAGAGAAGGACGAATTAAGGTAAATGGAGAAAATATAAGATTATCATATATGTTAAAAAATGATGATATAGTAGAGCTTCAAATAAATAGAAAGGAAGAACAAGATATTATACCTGAAAAAATGGATTTAGATATAATATATGAGGATGATGATATTATAGTGGTAAATAAACCTAAGGGTATAGTTGTTCATCCAACTAAAAGACATTTGAACGGAACTTTATCTAATGGTGTTTTATATTATTTTAATGATAAAAATGAGAATAGTATAGTAAGACTTGTAAATAGATTAGATATGGATACTTCGGGGCTTGTTCTTATAGCTAAAAATGCTTATAGTCATATGGCGCTTTCTAGAGATATGCAGAAAGATGATTTTGTAAAAAAATATTTAGCTATTGTACATGGAAATTTAAATGAAGATAGTGGAGTTATTGATAAGCCAATATATAGAGTGGGTGAAGGAACGTTAAAAAGAGTTATAGATGAAAGAGGTCAAAGAAGTATTACTAGATTTAAAGTAGTAGAACAGTATAAAAATGCAACTTTAGTTGAATTAACATTGGAAACAGGAAGAACACATCAAATAAGAGTACATTTGAGTAGTATAGGTCATCCTATATATGGAGATTCATTATATGGAGAAGAAGAACCTCAATATATAGATAGGCAGGCGCTTCATGCGTATAAATTACAAATTCCACATCCTAAAGATGGAAAGATATTAAAACTTGAAAGTGGTCTTCCAGAGGATATGAAAAACTTAATAATGAAATTAAGTGAAGAATAA
- a CDS encoding D-alanyl-D-alanine carboxypeptidase family protein gives MRKIITFISIFIIAFCINAHNTKAIDTPPTVSADGVVLMDKNTGQILYSKNLDTQYPPASTTKIMTALLTLENCKLNDVVTVGKNAVNVDGSKVYLFEGEKLTVKDLLYALLLQSANDSAVALSEHIAGSTKEFVNLMNKKAKELGCKNTNFVNPHGLYNDKHRTTARDLGLILKELSKYEEFKRIATTSMYYINPTNKETKKRPIWNKDKLVQKNSKCYYEGCEGGKTGYTIQSKHSFVATATRNNKSLIAILLHDAKHTYWDDVIKLFDYGFNNYTREILYTKDQTLCNYNVTNDLKIPILASEDFYYLKRKDIKDAPKLKINDKSLGFKSFNKGDIILTGNIIYQNQNLGKVSLASGANYPSNKLPIKALSKLSDKQIKALMVCIPLLIVLIIGIIFSVKKSKNNNINH, from the coding sequence ATGCGTAAAATAATAACTTTCATATCAATTTTTATAATAGCATTTTGCATAAATGCACATAACACTAAAGCTATAGATACTCCTCCTACTGTATCAGCAGATGGCGTAGTATTAATGGATAAGAATACAGGACAGATTTTATATTCTAAAAACTTAGATACTCAATATCCTCCTGCATCTACCACAAAAATAATGACTGCACTTTTGACATTAGAAAATTGCAAACTCAATGATGTTGTCACAGTTGGGAAAAATGCTGTAAATGTAGATGGTAGTAAAGTTTACTTATTTGAAGGTGAAAAATTAACCGTAAAAGATTTATTATATGCTTTACTTTTACAATCAGCTAATGACTCTGCAGTTGCATTATCTGAACATATTGCAGGCTCTACAAAAGAATTTGTAAATCTTATGAATAAAAAAGCAAAAGAATTAGGTTGCAAAAACACTAACTTTGTAAATCCTCATGGATTATATAATGATAAACATAGAACTACAGCAAGAGACTTAGGATTAATCTTAAAAGAACTTAGTAAATATGAAGAGTTTAAACGAATTGCTACAACTTCTATGTACTATATAAATCCCACCAATAAAGAAACAAAAAAACGGCCTATATGGAACAAAGATAAATTGGTTCAAAAAAACTCTAAATGTTATTATGAGGGTTGTGAAGGCGGTAAAACAGGATATACTATTCAATCAAAGCACTCTTTTGTTGCCACTGCTACTCGTAACAATAAAAGCCTTATAGCAATTCTTCTTCATGATGCAAAACATACTTATTGGGATGATGTAATAAAGCTATTTGATTATGGTTTTAATAATTATACTAGAGAAATACTTTATACTAAGGATCAAACATTATGTAATTATAATGTAACTAATGATTTAAAGATTCCTATTTTAGCTAGTGAAGATTTTTATTATTTAAAGAGAAAAGATATAAAAGATGCTCCTAAACTTAAAATAAATGATAAATCTTTAGGTTTTAAATCTTTTAATAAAGGAGATATTATTTTAACAGGCAATATAATATATCAAAATCAAAATTTGGGAAAAGTTAGTTTAGCCAGCGGAGCAAATTATCCTTCTAATAAACTTCCAATAAAAGCACTATCTAAGCTTTCTGACAAACAAATAAAAGCACTAATGGTATGTATTCCATTACTAATAGTTTTAATTATCGGTATAATATTCTCAGTTAAAAAATCTAAAAATAATAATATAAATCATTAA
- a CDS encoding helix-hairpin-helix domain-containing protein, with translation MDKKEKIIGSIVMIVGCTIFLVVGYILSKPKNFNDEEIYSQSNKIHNKQKSEVIVDKSNSNKKDNKNNNNDNLKKIIVEIKGEVKNPNVYTMNYGSRVNDLVKKAGGFTEKADKMSVNCSMKLKDEDCIIINDKNNLQGNTLDNDKKNNKTNSSMSSKEGKININTATKEELMKLPGVGETTANNIIDYRGKNGEFNTVEDITKVNRIGNKTLEKFKDKIEVR, from the coding sequence ATGGATAAAAAAGAAAAAATTATAGGGTCAATAGTTATGATAGTAGGATGTACAATATTTTTAGTTGTTGGATATATATTGTCTAAACCTAAGAATTTTAACGATGAAGAGATATATTCTCAAAGTAATAAAATTCATAATAAACAAAAAAGTGAAGTTATAGTAGATAAGAGTAATTCCAACAAAAAAGATAATAAAAATAATAACAATGATAATTTAAAGAAAATAATTGTTGAAATAAAGGGAGAAGTTAAAAATCCTAATGTATATACAATGAATTATGGAAGTAGAGTTAATGATTTAGTAAAAAAAGCAGGTGGATTTACAGAAAAGGCAGATAAAATGAGTGTAAATTGTTCTATGAAGTTAAAAGATGAGGATTGTATAATTATAAATGATAAAAATAATTTACAGGGAAATACTTTAGATAATGATAAAAAAAATAATAAAACAAATTCATCAATGTCATCTAAAGAGGGGAAAATAAATATAAATACTGCTACTAAAGAAGAACTTATGAAGTTACCTGGCGTTGGAGAAACTACTGCTAATAACATAATAGATTATAGAGGGAAGAATGGAGAATTTAATACAGTTGAGGATATAACAAAGGTCAATAGAATAGGAAATAAAACACTAGAAAAATTTAAAGATAAAATAGAAGTTAGATAA
- a CDS encoding cation-transporting P-type ATPase: protein MKDWYNYSWNEVVKELNSSTTHGLSMENVNENREEFGDNKTLNLNSKSFIILFLRQLIKLYSISGILTSVLLFMALKIGMALFMLIIILFCVTIYSLRNYKNENRLNYLRKITPDKALVIRNGSSLSINADELVVGDIVYLEEGDIVPADLRLIECNNLRIKESAITGDNSIVEKYETKIEDNEISPSEMRNMAFRSSFVIEGTAKAIVVEVGENTQIGDITKELIKDKSEKKFLEEKIVKLINSFSTIFIISFIGILIYSFLEKVNISVNAKIIALGYLIIVPIQVIIIIMLISFIIYEKTKRKGINLGGLSSMEILSSTDVFIANKIGAITEERAFVKKIYTNGNILEARMEEDEEDKHNIDRIISIGVLCNDSRLDVEGKIKKGDFIDRALVLYGKENSINKNILEQEQERILQLPFDYERKIKTTLNKVEDKYRANSIGAVDKLIERCTHIMKNGIEVEITPKDIIDIKKTDLSLAKESLYVVGFAYRNFNYEPSVNENIESNLVFVGLMGFENPCKENVINYMEYCRSLAIKPIIITDDNKITAQSIGESLKILNKNDMVLSGVEIDNMDDDELEKFVEKVGIYSKISSKIKSRICYQFKKLGYKLAVTGSRFTDLPSFKVSNIGIATGLNCTNIAKELGDIYVEDNDFKGILDLIKVSRQLLKNIKNIILFNLIITIIEFLSVISSSVLNNGITISFTEIALTNFVTVIITSLIIYSETKNIEGKNYEKVNIDKTIFDKFSSGIMFYIIFVVMACIGVYNFNKNVNITLANISIFTVLNLSSILFGFYFIKYKNVFKNRIASILLVLNIIFYILFVQIFTGNCVEILKEMFVNSKIMIGIILVQIPLINFIKELDDNSK, encoded by the coding sequence ATGAAGGATTGGTATAATTATAGTTGGAATGAAGTAGTAAAAGAATTAAATAGTAGTACGACACATGGACTTTCTATGGAAAATGTCAATGAAAATAGAGAAGAATTTGGGGATAATAAAACTTTGAATTTAAATAGTAAAAGTTTTATTATTTTATTTTTGAGACAGTTAATAAAATTATATTCAATATCTGGTATTTTAACATCGGTGTTATTATTTATGGCATTAAAAATTGGAATGGCTTTATTTATGCTTATAATAATTTTGTTTTGTGTTACTATTTATTCTTTAAGGAATTATAAGAATGAAAATAGATTAAATTATCTTAGAAAAATAACTCCCGATAAAGCATTAGTTATTAGGAATGGAAGTTCTTTATCTATAAATGCAGATGAACTTGTAGTTGGTGATATAGTTTACTTGGAAGAAGGAGATATTGTTCCGGCTGATTTAAGATTAATTGAGTGTAATAATTTAAGAATAAAAGAATCAGCTATAACGGGAGATAACAGTATAGTAGAAAAATATGAAACGAAAATAGAAGATAATGAAATATCACCTAGTGAAATGAGAAACATGGCATTTAGATCTTCTTTTGTAATAGAAGGAACTGCAAAAGCTATAGTAGTAGAAGTAGGAGAAAATACTCAAATAGGAGATATTACAAAGGAACTAATTAAAGATAAGTCAGAAAAAAAATTTTTGGAAGAAAAGATAGTTAAATTAATAAATTCATTTTCAACAATATTTATAATAAGTTTTATTGGAATTTTAATATATAGTTTTTTAGAAAAGGTTAACATATCTGTGAATGCTAAAATTATAGCTTTGGGATATTTAATTATAGTACCAATACAAGTGATAATTATAATTATGTTAATTTCTTTTATCATATATGAGAAAACTAAAAGAAAAGGTATAAATTTAGGTGGACTTTCTTCTATGGAGATATTATCTAGTACAGATGTTTTTATTGCAAATAAGATAGGTGCAATAACAGAAGAAAGAGCATTTGTTAAAAAGATTTATACAAATGGAAATATACTAGAAGCTAGAATGGAAGAGGATGAAGAAGATAAACATAATATAGATAGAATTATAAGCATAGGTGTTTTGTGTAATGATTCAAGACTAGATGTTGAAGGAAAAATAAAAAAAGGAGATTTTATTGATAGAGCTCTTGTTTTATATGGAAAAGAGAATTCTATTAATAAAAATATCTTAGAACAAGAACAAGAAAGAATTCTTCAATTACCATTTGACTATGAAAGAAAAATAAAAACTACTTTAAATAAAGTAGAAGATAAATATAGAGCTAATAGCATAGGTGCAGTAGATAAATTAATAGAAAGATGCACTCATATAATGAAAAATGGTATTGAGGTAGAGATAACTCCTAAAGATATAATTGATATTAAAAAAACTGATTTATCATTGGCAAAGGAATCATTATATGTTGTTGGATTTGCTTATAGAAACTTTAATTATGAGCCTAGTGTCAATGAAAACATAGAAAGTAATTTAGTTTTTGTAGGACTTATGGGATTTGAAAATCCTTGTAAGGAAAATGTAATAAACTATATGGAATATTGTAGATCTCTTGCAATAAAACCAATAATTATAACTGATGATAATAAAATTACTGCTCAATCTATAGGAGAAAGTTTGAAAATATTAAATAAAAATGACATGGTATTATCAGGTGTAGAAATAGATAATATGGATGATGATGAATTAGAAAAATTTGTAGAGAAGGTAGGTATATACTCAAAGATATCTTCTAAAATAAAAAGCAGGATATGCTATCAATTTAAAAAACTAGGATACAAACTAGCTGTTACTGGTAGTAGATTTACAGATTTACCTAGTTTCAAAGTTTCTAATATAGGAATAGCTACAGGACTTAATTGTACTAATATAGCAAAAGAATTGGGAGACATATACGTAGAAGATAATGATTTTAAGGGTATATTAGATTTAATAAAAGTTAGTAGACAATTGTTGAAAAATATAAAAAATATTATATTATTTAATTTAATAATAACTATAATTGAGTTTCTTTCAGTTATAAGCTCATCTGTTTTAAATAATGGGATAACCATAAGTTTTACTGAAATAGCATTAACTAATTTTGTGACAGTGATAATAACTTCTCTTATTATATATAGTGAAACTAAGAATATAGAAGGAAAAAATTATGAAAAGGTAAATATAGACAAAACTATATTTGATAAATTTTCTTCAGGAATAATGTTTTATATAATATTTGTGGTAATGGCATGTATAGGAGTGTATAATTTTAATAAAAATGTAAACATAACTTTAGCTAATATAAGTATATTTACAGTGTTAAATTTAAGTTCAATATTGTTTGGTTTTTATTTTATAAAATATAAAAATGTATTTAAAAATAGAATAGCTAGTATATTATTAGTACTAAATATAATATTTTATATATTGTTTGTACAAATATTCACAGGAAATTGTGTTGAAATCTTAAAAGAAATGTTTGTGAACTCAAAAATAATGATAGGAATAATATTAGTTCAAATTCCTTTAATAAACTTTATAAAAGAACTAGATGATAATTCAAAATAG
- a CDS encoding ComEC/Rec2 family competence protein, translating into MERPLIYYALSVYIACISLMILENSVIMAISLVMLFFIILFLATDIKSFILIISFFLVGCLSFYTYFNITLDTNKNSVRIIQKKKGVYIGNYKGRKVMLLGKFKNVKEGNRLIVSGKFSDNKDYSRGIIGEYKVNDYKRIKTDFIENLYIFRDKLYKKYNKLLGIKKSSIIMACCYGDTKYLSLDTKNEISRLGISHIVSVSGLHIALVYKILESIFGIKIALIVSFVYMIFTGAKAATIRAYIMIVVLKFSKVVYKNYDSLSALSLAAIILLIMKPYYTMDIGFNLSFLATLGIILYNKKIKRVLYKLPTKINEGLSMTLSAQVFSMPYAMGTLNNISMFFILGNLILVPIYSIVILIGNIAVIFFNSDTAFNMLSKVLYSLLTVIDGGTYLLLKITPNVVQYNYFYEVSILSIFITYILYKHGYKRIIYFPIFVMCLVLTYSIV; encoded by the coding sequence GTGGAAAGACCTTTGATTTATTATGCATTATCTGTATACATAGCTTGTATTAGTTTAATGATTTTAGAAAATAGCGTTATAATGGCTATAAGTTTAGTTATGTTATTTTTTATCATTTTATTTTTGGCTACAGATATAAAATCATTTATATTAATTATAAGTTTTTTTCTAGTTGGGTGTTTGAGTTTTTATACATATTTTAATATCACATTAGACACTAATAAAAATTCTGTTAGAATAATTCAAAAGAAAAAGGGAGTTTATATAGGAAATTACAAAGGAAGAAAGGTTATGTTATTAGGCAAATTTAAAAACGTAAAAGAAGGAAATAGATTAATTGTAAGTGGAAAATTTAGTGACAATAAAGATTATAGTAGAGGAATAATAGGCGAATATAAGGTTAATGATTATAAAAGGATAAAGACAGATTTTATAGAAAATTTATATATTTTTAGAGATAAGCTTTATAAGAAATATAATAAATTATTAGGGATAAAGAAATCATCAATTATTATGGCTTGTTGCTATGGAGATACTAAATACTTATCTTTAGATACTAAAAATGAAATAAGTAGACTTGGAATATCTCATATAGTTAGTGTGTCAGGCTTACATATAGCATTAGTATATAAGATTTTAGAGAGTATTTTTGGAATTAAAATAGCTTTAATTGTGTCTTTTGTGTATATGATATTTACTGGTGCAAAAGCAGCTACTATTAGGGCTTATATTATGATAGTTGTTTTAAAATTTTCTAAGGTTGTGTACAAAAATTATGATAGTTTGTCAGCACTCAGTTTAGCGGCTATAATATTACTTATAATGAAACCTTATTATACAATGGATATAGGATTTAATCTTTCTTTTTTGGCTACATTAGGAATTATATTGTATAATAAAAAAATTAAAAGAGTTTTGTACAAACTTCCAACGAAAATTAATGAGGGATTAAGTATGACTCTTAGTGCTCAAGTGTTTTCTATGCCTTATGCCATGGGAACTTTAAACAATATAAGTATGTTTTTTATTCTTGGGAATTTAATTTTAGTTCCAATTTATTCTATAGTAATATTAATAGGCAATATAGCAGTTATATTTTTTAATAGTGATACAGCATTTAATATGCTCTCCAAGGTGTTATATTCGTTATTGACGGTTATTGATGGTGGAACGTATTTGCTTTTAAAAATAACTCCGAATGTGGTACAATATAATTATTTTTATGAAGTATCTATTTTAAGTATTTTTATAACATATATACTTTACAAACATGGGTATAAAAGAATAATATATTTTCCTATTTTTGTTATGTGTCTTGTTTTAACATATAGCATTGTATAG
- the holA gene encoding DNA polymerase III subunit delta, whose protein sequence is MLDSFALENKLSKGEIDNFYVFCGSDEQSIKSNIDKIINEVVNKDFLELNYVQLDGMVVEMESIINACETLPLMSEKRVVVIYRANFLRDKVDKSAEKVFNGLKKYIKDLPQDCVLIMYYIFENDREKESSKLKKIDKNATVVKFSKLKGMALQKKVAEIFKRKNKNITRSDLALFCNTVENNMDIIENEVEKLCCYTIDREITTKDINDLIVGKNDNDIFNLVDFVSQKKPQNSLDILNELVFKGESVTGILRMIQRQFKLIFDIKLSMEKGMNKDEIAKELRLHPFICEKMMGQSKKFSINQLEKIFKLCMHTEKTLKSSSINQKTELELLIINTVIV, encoded by the coding sequence TTGTTGGATTCATTTGCTTTAGAAAATAAATTAAGTAAAGGTGAAATAGATAATTTTTATGTGTTTTGTGGAAGTGACGAACAAAGCATAAAGAGTAATATAGATAAAATAATAAATGAAGTTGTAAATAAGGACTTCTTAGAGTTAAATTATGTTCAATTAGATGGTATGGTAGTAGAGATGGAGAGCATAATAAATGCTTGTGAAACTTTACCTTTAATGAGTGAAAAAAGGGTTGTAGTTATATATAGAGCTAATTTCTTAAGAGATAAAGTAGATAAAAGTGCAGAAAAAGTTTTTAATGGTTTAAAAAAGTACATAAAAGACCTTCCTCAAGATTGCGTTTTGATAATGTATTATATTTTTGAAAATGACAGAGAGAAGGAAAGTTCTAAGTTAAAAAAAATAGATAAGAATGCTACCGTTGTAAAATTCTCTAAATTAAAAGGTATGGCACTTCAAAAAAAAGTAGCAGAGATTTTTAAAAGAAAAAATAAGAATATAACAAGATCAGATTTAGCTTTATTTTGTAATACAGTTGAAAATAATATGGATATAATCGAAAATGAGGTAGAAAAGTTATGTTGTTATACTATAGATAGAGAGATAACTACAAAAGATATAAATGATCTTATAGTTGGGAAAAATGATAATGATATTTTTAACTTAGTAGACTTTGTATCACAAAAAAAGCCTCAAAATTCATTGGATATTTTAAATGAATTAGTATTTAAGGGTGAGTCTGTAACTGGAATACTTAGAATGATTCAAAGACAATTTAAACTTATATTTGATATTAAACTTAGTATGGAAAAGGGTATGAACAAAGATGAAATAGCAAAGGAATTAAGGTTACATCCGTTTATATGTGAAAAAATGATGGGACAAAGTAAAAAGTTTTCTATAAATCAACTTGAGAAAATATTTAAATTATGTATGCATACTGAAAAGACTTTAAAAAGTTCATCTATAAATCAAAAAACTGAATTAGAATTACTAATAATAAATACAGTAATTGTTTAA
- the rpsT gene encoding 30S ribosomal protein S20, producing the protein MANIKSAKKRIKVIETKTLRNKMIKSALKTKIKNFEVAVANNDLNEAKSAYTTVVKALDMAAAKGILHKNKAARKKSRLASKLSALNA; encoded by the coding sequence ATGGCAAATATTAAATCAGCTAAGAAAAGAATTAAAGTTATCGAAACTAAAACACTTAGAAATAAAATGATTAAGTCAGCTTTAAAGACTAAAATAAAGAACTTTGAAGTTGCTGTTGCTAATAATGATTTAAATGAGGCTAAATCTGCTTACACTACAGTTGTTAAAGCTTTAGATATGGCTGCAGCTAAAGGAATTCTACATAAAAACAAAGCTGCAAGAAAAAAATCAAGATTAGCTTCAAAATTAAGTGCACTAAACGCTTAA
- the gpr gene encoding GPR endopeptidase — MKNIRTDLAVEAKEIYEEENGKSIQGVEFNEDFESGVKVTDVRILDENGEKSMGKPIGRYITLELPEFVNYDKDIMDDVSKVFANTLSSMINIDKSMTTLVVGLGNWNVTPDALGPKVISKLMITRHLRELVPDKIDENIRPVCALSPGVLGITGIETGEIIKAVVDKIKPNLIICIDALASRSTERVNKTIQIGNTGISPGSGIGNKRMEISEKTLGVPVIAIGVPTVVHAVTLANDSIDLAIDAFINQSNKGSEFFKMLNSIDKVEKQSLLNEILYPYIGEMFVTPKEIDMIIDVLSKIIAGGINISLQPALDLEDINKYLN, encoded by the coding sequence ATGAAGAATATAAGAACAGATTTAGCGGTAGAAGCTAAAGAAATTTATGAAGAGGAAAATGGGAAAAGCATACAAGGGGTAGAATTTAATGAAGATTTTGAATCAGGTGTCAAAGTAACTGATGTCAGAATATTAGATGAAAATGGGGAAAAAAGTATGGGGAAACCAATTGGAAGATATATAACATTGGAGTTACCCGAATTTGTAAACTATGATAAAGATATAATGGATGATGTAAGTAAAGTATTTGCAAATACACTATCTAGTATGATAAATATAGATAAAAGTATGACTACACTTGTAGTAGGTTTAGGTAACTGGAATGTAACTCCAGATGCTTTAGGACCTAAAGTAATCTCAAAATTAATGATAACTAGACATTTAAGAGAACTTGTACCAGATAAAATAGATGAAAATATAAGACCTGTATGTGCATTATCTCCGGGAGTGTTGGGAATTACAGGAATTGAAACTGGTGAAATAATAAAAGCAGTTGTAGATAAAATAAAACCTAATTTAATTATATGTATTGATGCATTAGCATCTAGAAGTACTGAAAGAGTAAATAAAACAATTCAAATTGGTAATACAGGAATATCTCCAGGATCAGGTATAGGAAATAAGAGAATGGAAATTAGTGAAAAAACACTTGGAGTACCAGTTATAGCTATAGGGGTTCCAACTGTAGTTCATGCTGTGACTTTAGCAAATGATTCAATAGACTTAGCTATAGATGCATTTATAAATCAATCAAATAAGGGAAGTGAATTTTTTAAGATGCTTAATTCTATAGATAAGGTTGAAAAACAATCATTACTTAATGAAATTTTATATCCATATATAGGAGAGATGTTTGTAACACCAAAAGAAATTGATATGATTATTGATGTCTTATCAAAAATCATCGCAGGTGGAATAAATATATCACTTCAACCAGCACTAGACTTAGAAGATATAAATAAATACTTGAATTAA
- a CDS encoding stage II sporulation protein P yields MKLKKNNGYNIKTVCIFAFVALIIFSGLFAIIKKTCFTYKTPVNKVYSNILNSTIPMINGKNNKEENVVFQKSLAKIIGMNSKNSLSVLGREIAYLGSNDEYKKLEDDKNFIEKDPDHIFNEFTLNDDQVYVEENTSQKDGDMSTAPVFSTDLKKNMPSKPEVLIYHTHTCESYEPYGKNTTDQSKSVVAVGDEIKRELDKYGVNVIHDNTVHDVVDYNNAYKYSRVTLKKYLKKYSDFKLIIDLHRDSVPKDIVTTSINGESVARFEFVMVRKNPHSDKNIQVAEKLKAISNKLYPGNKTCKSYNRGTWYYNYGKNFYSQDLSNNAILVEVGSHLNTLDEAKASSKYLARIIAEYINGKN; encoded by the coding sequence GTGAAATTAAAAAAAAATAACGGATATAATATAAAAACTGTATGCATATTTGCATTTGTTGCCCTTATTATTTTTAGTGGATTATTTGCAATTATAAAAAAGACTTGTTTCACATATAAAACTCCCGTAAATAAGGTATATTCAAACATACTAAACTCTACTATACCTATGATTAATGGGAAAAATAATAAAGAAGAAAATGTAGTGTTTCAAAAGTCTTTAGCGAAAATTATTGGCATGAATAGTAAAAATTCATTAAGTGTACTTGGAAGAGAAATTGCTTATTTAGGGTCAAATGATGAATATAAAAAATTAGAAGATGATAAAAATTTTATAGAGAAGGATCCGGATCATATATTTAATGAGTTTACTTTAAATGACGATCAAGTATATGTTGAAGAGAATACATCGCAAAAAGACGGAGACATGAGTACAGCGCCTGTATTTAGTACAGACTTAAAGAAAAATATGCCATCTAAACCAGAGGTGCTTATTTATCATACACATACTTGTGAAAGTTATGAACCTTATGGAAAAAATACTACTGACCAGAGTAAAAGTGTTGTAGCTGTAGGTGATGAAATAAAAAGGGAATTAGATAAATATGGAGTAAATGTAATTCATGATAATACAGTTCATGATGTTGTAGATTATAATAATGCTTATAAATATTCAAGAGTAACTTTGAAAAAATATCTTAAAAAATACAGTGATTTTAAGTTAATAATAGATTTGCATAGAGATTCAGTTCCTAAAGACATAGTAACTACGAGTATAAATGGAGAAAGCGTTGCTAGATTTGAATTCGTCATGGTAAGAAAAAATCCTCATTCCGATAAGAACATTCAGGTAGCTGAAAAGCTAAAAGCTATTTCAAATAAACTTTATCCAGGAAATAAGACTTGTAAAAGTTATAATAGAGGTACATGGTATTATAACTATGGAAAAAATTTCTATAGTCAAGATCTTAGTAATAATGCTATTTTAGTAGAAGTTGGTTCTCATCTTAACACATTAGATGAAGCTAAAGCATCGTCAAAATATTTGGCTAGAATAATTGCTGAATATATAAATGGAAAGAATTGA